Proteins encoded in a region of the Flavobacterium sp. PMTSA4 genome:
- the folP gene encoding dihydropteroate synthase, producing the protein MTINCLGNLIDLSSPKVMGILNVTPNSFYDGGKFSNEKDILNQVEKMLLDGATFIDIGAYSSKPNAAFVSEEEEINRLLPVLNAVLKSFPETLISIDTFRSNVAKIAVENGACIINDISAGSLDDNMFLIVADLQVPYIMMHMKGNPQTMQSLTQYENITKEMLFYFSEKVAKARSFGINDLIIDPGFGFAKTMEQNFEVLNNLELFQMLELPVLIGVSRKSMIYKVLETSAEFALNGTTVLNTIALQKDAAILRVHDVKEAIECIKLVNQL; encoded by the coding sequence ATGACCATCAATTGCCTAGGAAATCTTATTGATTTGTCTTCTCCCAAAGTCATGGGAATATTGAATGTTACTCCGAATTCTTTTTATGATGGCGGGAAATTTTCCAATGAAAAAGATATTTTAAATCAAGTGGAAAAAATGCTTCTTGATGGTGCTACTTTTATTGATATTGGTGCTTATTCAAGTAAACCTAATGCAGCATTTGTTTCGGAAGAAGAAGAAATAAACCGATTGCTTCCTGTTTTGAATGCTGTTTTGAAAAGTTTTCCAGAAACTTTGATTTCAATTGATACTTTTAGAAGTAATGTTGCTAAAATTGCTGTCGAAAATGGCGCATGCATTATCAACGATATTTCTGCTGGAAGTTTAGATGACAATATGTTTCTAATAGTAGCCGATTTGCAAGTTCCATATATTATGATGCATATGAAAGGAAATCCGCAAACGATGCAAAGCTTGACGCAATATGAAAATATTACGAAAGAAATGTTGTTCTATTTTTCGGAAAAAGTAGCCAAAGCGAGAAGCTTTGGAATCAATGATTTGATTATTGATCCTGGTTTCGGTTTTGCCAAAACAATGGAGCAAAACTTTGAAGTTTTAAATAATCTGGAGTTATTTCAAATGTTAGAATTACCTGTTTTAATTGGTGTTTCACGAAAATCAATGATTTATAAAGTATTAGAAACTTCAGCAGAATTTGCTTTAAATGGAACAACAGTTCTGAATACAATTGCTTTGCAAAAAGATGCAGCTATTCTTCGTGTTCATGATGTAAAAGAAGCTATTGAATGTATAAAATTAGTGAACCAATTATGA
- a CDS encoding ATP-dependent Clp protease adaptor ClpS gives MSTIEKVQEEVLVEELIGINNEIVLYNDDVNTFDHVIETLIRVCQHTSEQAEQCAILVHYKGKCTVKTGHFDELKPQCTQLLEAGLSAEII, from the coding sequence ATGAGTACAATAGAAAAAGTTCAAGAAGAAGTTTTAGTTGAAGAATTAATTGGTATTAATAACGAAATTGTGTTGTATAATGATGATGTCAATACTTTTGACCATGTAATTGAAACACTAATAAGAGTTTGCCAACACACATCAGAACAAGCAGAACAATGTGCTATTTTAGTGCATTACAAAGGAAAGTGTACCGTAAAAACAGGTCATTTTGATGAATTAAAACCTCAATGCACTCAACTTTTAGAAGCTGGACTAAGCGCCGAAATTATTTAA
- the tpiA gene encoding triose-phosphate isomerase — protein MRKKIVAGNWKMNKNSEETEDLLNDLIDKLPNDVEAQIIVAPTFVNLASAVDHLEYTNIIVAAQNMHQNENGAYTGEISADMLKSIGVNTVIIGHSERRAYFHETDTILAQKVTTALKHDMTVIFCFGEELKDRKDNQHFNVVENQLRDGLFHIANEDWEKIVLAYEPVWAIGTGETASPEQAQEMHEFIRETVIKRYGATIAEDVSILYGGSVKPENAKEIFSKPDVDGGLIGGAALKASDFAKIVEGI, from the coding sequence ATGAGAAAAAAAATTGTTGCTGGTAATTGGAAAATGAATAAAAATTCGGAAGAAACCGAAGATTTATTAAATGATTTAATTGATAAATTGCCAAATGATGTTGAAGCTCAAATAATTGTTGCTCCAACATTTGTAAATCTTGCTTCCGCTGTAGACCATTTAGAATATACCAATATCATTGTTGCTGCCCAAAACATGCATCAAAATGAAAATGGTGCTTATACTGGTGAAATTTCAGCTGATATGTTAAAAAGCATTGGTGTGAATACCGTAATAATTGGACATTCAGAACGCAGAGCCTATTTTCATGAAACGGATACTATTTTAGCTCAAAAAGTAACTACCGCTTTAAAACACGATATGACCGTTATCTTTTGTTTTGGAGAAGAATTAAAAGACAGAAAAGATAATCAACATTTTAATGTCGTTGAAAATCAACTCAGAGATGGATTATTTCACATTGCAAATGAAGATTGGGAAAAAATAGTTCTAGCTTACGAACCTGTTTGGGCAATCGGAACAGGAGAAACTGCTTCGCCAGAACAAGCTCAAGAAATGCATGAATTCATAAGAGAAACTGTTATAAAAAGATATGGCGCAACTATAGCTGAAGATGTTTCCATTCTTTATGGTGGAAGTGTTAAACCTGAAAATGCAAAAGAGATTTTTTCAAAACCCGATGTTGATGGCGGATTAATTGGTGGCGCAGCATTAAAAGCTAGTGATTTTGCTAAAATTGTAGAAGGAATTTAA
- the rlmH gene encoding 23S rRNA (pseudouridine(1915)-N(3))-methyltransferase RlmH, whose translation MNIKLLAIGKTDNKSLQTLIDDYTKRLSFYIKFDLEIIPDIKNVKNLSEAQQKEKEGELILSKLSPTDQLILLDENGKSFSSVGFSDFLQKKMNSGVKTLVFVIGGPYGFSEEVYKKAQGKVSLSEMTFSHQMVRLFFIEQLYRGFTILKNEPYHHQ comes from the coding sequence ATGAACATCAAACTTTTAGCAATTGGTAAAACAGATAATAAATCGCTTCAAACCTTGATTGACGATTACACAAAACGCTTGTCTTTTTATATCAAGTTTGATTTGGAAATTATTCCCGATATTAAAAATGTGAAAAACCTATCGGAAGCACAACAAAAAGAAAAAGAAGGCGAATTAATTTTATCAAAACTTTCACCAACTGACCAATTAATACTTTTGGATGAAAATGGTAAAAGTTTTTCCAGTGTTGGTTTTTCAGATTTTTTACAAAAAAAGATGAATTCGGGCGTTAAAACTTTAGTATTTGTAATTGGCGGACCATATGGTTTTAGTGAGGAAGTTTATAAAAAAGCTCAAGGAAAAGTCTCCTTATCCGAAATGACTTTTTCGCATCAAATGGTGCGTTTATTTTTTATTGAGCAATTGTATCGTGGGTTTACAATTCTCAAAAACGAACCCTATCACCATCAGTAA
- a CDS encoding FKBP-type peptidyl-prolyl cis-trans isomerase, protein MNKFLKTFSMLAIIVIIASCSKSDSSNEVPLRDYAEQYATDIANIEEFMQTHYMEVVNNPGADDDMDVTFTKIPDGGTQVSIWNQTDYPIQTRLVEQNDITYKIYYLQLREGSGPESKSPCNVDQVLAGYRGEYLYKSTVDGVTELKGIQFEENKNPQSFLSLTGVIRGWAEIFPKFKTGVYTENPDGTVSYSDFGAGVMFIPSGLAYYRSSQGTIPSYSPLVFSFKLYEINRADQDGDGIPSYLEDINNDGYMYVFDADVTNPDDTDGDGVPDFLDTDDDGDQFLTRYEIRINVEETAIYSFDDIPTCGSNGNGKKRHLDPSCHN, encoded by the coding sequence ATGAACAAATTTTTAAAGACTTTTTCGATGTTGGCAATTATAGTGATAATTGCTTCTTGTAGTAAAAGTGATAGTAGTAATGAAGTGCCTTTAAGAGATTATGCAGAACAATATGCAACGGATATTGCTAATATTGAGGAGTTCATGCAGACTCATTATATGGAAGTGGTAAATAATCCTGGTGCTGATGATGATATGGATGTAACATTTACTAAAATTCCTGATGGAGGAACACAAGTATCTATATGGAATCAAACGGATTATCCTATTCAAACCAGATTAGTAGAGCAAAATGATATTACTTATAAAATATACTATTTACAATTAAGAGAAGGTTCAGGTCCTGAAAGTAAATCACCGTGTAATGTTGATCAGGTTTTAGCAGGTTACAGAGGAGAATATCTTTATAAAAGTACTGTAGATGGCGTTACTGAATTAAAAGGTATTCAATTTGAAGAAAATAAAAACCCGCAATCTTTCTTATCCCTTACAGGTGTAATTCGTGGTTGGGCTGAAATATTTCCAAAATTTAAAACAGGTGTTTATACTGAAAATCCAGATGGAACTGTTTCTTATTCTGATTTTGGAGCAGGAGTAATGTTTATACCTTCAGGTTTGGCTTATTATAGAAGTTCTCAAGGAACGATTCCTTCGTATTCACCTTTAGTATTTAGCTTCAAATTATATGAAATTAACAGAGCTGACCAAGATGGTGATGGTATTCCTTCTTATTTAGAGGACATTAATAATGATGGTTATATGTATGTTTTTGATGCAGATGTTACCAATCCAGATGATACCGATGGTGATGGGGTTCCTGATTTTTTAGATACCGATGATGATGGAGATCAGTTTCTAACCCGCTATGAGATTAGAATAAACGTTGAGGAAACCGCTATTTATTCATTTGATGATATTCCAACTTGTGGTTCAAATGGTAATGGTAAAAAGCGTCATTTAGACCCGAGCTGTCATAACTAA
- a CDS encoding M1 family metallopeptidase, giving the protein MHKYIYGAIALISFSIISAQNIIPTPTNIKATYIKKTRSKTGEPGEKYWQNKANYNISIAFDPKTLLLKGSETIQYFNNSPDTLKTIEFKLYPNFFKKGSMRLMKVESDNVSDGVSIESMSVNNEKFDVNKLMINGTNMTVRIPKLAPKQNINFTIDFSFTLNTGSNFRTGKIDDGAYFLAYFFPRIAVYDDIDGWNKHQYLGTQEFYNDFCDFKMEVKVPNDYMVWATGDLMNCNEVYNDKYCERIHHAETNDEIKYIISSEDLKKGGITNSTKQENTWHFEAKNVTDVAIALSNHYVWQSSSVMVDPKTKRRTRVDAVYNEIHKDFELVASDARKTVEAMSYSFPKWPFPYQHETIFDGLDQMEYPMMVNDNPVEDREESIELTDHEIFHTMFPFYMGINETKYGWMDEGWATIGEWIITPLIDNRFVDKYGIEPTAQNAGKEIDVPITTLTTLLNDTSMFINSYPKPAFGYLFVKDMLGDELFYKGLHYYIGKWNGKHPMPNDFFYCMNTGSGTNLDWFWDKWFFGTGILDLSIKNVKANQITIENLGEKPLPIDLEITFSDGSVEKIHQSIAAWKKGNKEVVVTTKSAKKIKKVVLGSTYVPDSNKKNNLFELK; this is encoded by the coding sequence ATGCACAAATATATTTATGGCGCAATTGCGCTTATTTCTTTTAGCATAATTTCTGCTCAAAACATCATTCCAACACCAACTAATATTAAAGCAACATACATCAAAAAAACACGTTCAAAAACAGGCGAACCAGGCGAAAAATATTGGCAAAACAAAGCCAATTATAATATTTCAATTGCTTTTGACCCGAAAACATTGTTGCTAAAAGGAAGTGAAACCATTCAATATTTTAATAATAGTCCTGATACTTTAAAAACGATTGAATTCAAGTTATACCCAAACTTTTTCAAAAAAGGTTCCATGCGCTTGATGAAAGTTGAATCAGACAATGTGAGCGATGGTGTTTCGATAGAAAGTATGTCTGTAAATAATGAAAAATTTGATGTAAACAAACTTATGATTAATGGTACTAACATGACTGTTAGAATTCCAAAACTTGCTCCAAAACAAAACATCAACTTCACCATTGATTTCTCATTTACACTTAACACAGGTTCAAATTTCAGAACTGGAAAAATTGATGATGGTGCTTACTTTTTAGCTTATTTTTTCCCAAGAATCGCAGTTTATGATGATATTGATGGTTGGAACAAACATCAATATTTAGGAACACAGGAATTCTACAATGATTTTTGTGATTTTAAAATGGAAGTTAAAGTTCCAAATGATTATATGGTTTGGGCAACAGGCGATTTAATGAATTGCAATGAAGTTTATAATGATAAGTATTGCGAGCGAATTCATCATGCTGAAACAAATGATGAAATTAAGTATATTATTTCTAGTGAAGATTTAAAAAAAGGCGGAATTACCAATTCAACAAAACAAGAGAACACTTGGCACTTTGAAGCAAAAAATGTAACCGATGTTGCAATAGCTTTGAGTAATCACTATGTTTGGCAATCTTCGAGTGTAATGGTTGATCCAAAAACAAAACGCAGAACCAGAGTTGATGCAGTTTATAACGAAATTCATAAAGATTTTGAACTTGTTGCCTCTGATGCTCGAAAAACTGTTGAAGCGATGAGTTATAGCTTTCCAAAATGGCCTTTTCCATATCAACATGAAACTATTTTTGATGGTTTAGACCAAATGGAATATCCAATGATGGTAAATGATAATCCGGTTGAAGATAGAGAAGAAAGCATTGAACTGACTGATCATGAAATTTTTCACACTATGTTTCCTTTTTATATGGGAATTAACGAAACAAAATACGGTTGGATGGATGAAGGTTGGGCAACCATTGGCGAATGGATAATTACACCTTTAATTGACAATCGATTTGTTGATAAATATGGTATTGAACCAACTGCTCAAAATGCTGGAAAAGAAATTGATGTTCCTATTACAACTTTGACAACGCTTTTAAACGACACTTCAATGTTCATCAATTCATATCCTAAACCTGCTTTTGGCTATTTGTTTGTTAAAGATATGCTTGGCGATGAACTATTTTACAAAGGATTACATTATTACATCGGAAAATGGAACGGAAAACACCCAATGCCAAATGACTTTTTCTATTGCATGAATACTGGTAGCGGAACAAATTTGGATTGGTTTTGGGACAAATGGTTTTTTGGAACAGGAATTTTAGATTTATCGATTAAAAATGTAAAAGCGAATCAAATTACGATTGAAAACCTAGGCGAAAAACCATTACCAATTGACTTAGAAATTACCTTTAGCGATGGAAGTGTTGAAAAAATCCATCAATCAATTGCCGCTTGGAAAAAAGGTAACAAAGAAGTTGTTGTTACAACAAAATCAGCAAAAAAAATTAAAAAAGTGGTTTTAGGCAGTACTTATGTTCCTGATTCAAACAAGAAAAACAATCTATTTGAATTAAAGTAA
- a CDS encoding DUF1599 domain-containing protein, which translates to MSNTSQEYDNVIAICRQLYANKLKDYGCAWRILRLPSLTDQIFIKAQRIRSLQQNVVRKVDEDETSEFIGIINYSIMALIQLELGVVEQPDLSVEKAVALYDEKVAITKTLMENKNHDYGEAWREMRVSSLTDLILQKLLRVKQIEDNKGKTIVSEGIDANYQDMINYSVFALILMKFGQN; encoded by the coding sequence ATGAGTAATACATCTCAAGAATATGATAATGTTATCGCTATTTGCAGACAACTTTATGCTAATAAATTAAAAGATTATGGATGTGCTTGGCGAATCTTGAGATTACCTTCTTTAACCGACCAAATCTTTATTAAAGCACAACGAATAAGAAGTTTACAACAAAATGTAGTTCGTAAAGTTGATGAAGACGAAACAAGCGAATTCATTGGTATCATTAATTATTCTATAATGGCATTAATTCAACTAGAGCTCGGAGTTGTAGAACAACCAGATTTATCAGTTGAAAAAGCAGTTGCTTTATACGATGAAAAAGTTGCCATCACCAAAACCTTAATGGAAAACAAAAATCACGATTATGGTGAAGCTTGGCGCGAAATGCGCGTAAGTTCATTAACCGATTTAATACTTCAAAAACTTTTACGTGTAAAACAAATTGAAGACAACAAAGGTAAAACTATCGTTTCTGAAGGTATCGATGCTAATTATCAAGACATGATTAATTATTCTGTTTTTGCTTTAATACTAATGAAATTTGGTCAAAACTAA
- a CDS encoding TlpA family protein disulfide reductase: MKKISIMLICALFSISCTNAQKKEFSKQTLSKNLVATDKSEVSFSSILEKQKGKITVIEVWASWCGDCVKAMPKVKAMQENNPNVSYVFISMDKTFEKWLNGIEKHDLKGEHFWATDGTKGEFGKSIDLDWIPRYIILDKEGKIITYRAIETDFDEINATLKELK; the protein is encoded by the coding sequence ATGAAAAAAATATCAATAATGCTGATTTGTGCTCTGTTTTCTATATCATGTACAAATGCACAAAAAAAAGAATTTTCAAAACAAACATTGTCTAAAAATCTAGTTGCTACTGATAAATCAGAAGTTTCATTTTCTAGTATACTCGAAAAACAAAAAGGCAAAATTACCGTAATTGAAGTTTGGGCTTCATGGTGTGGTGATTGTGTAAAAGCAATGCCAAAAGTTAAAGCAATGCAAGAAAACAATCCAAATGTGAGTTATGTATTCATATCAATGGATAAAACTTTTGAAAAATGGTTGAATGGAATTGAAAAGCATGATTTAAAAGGAGAACATTTTTGGGCAACTGATGGAACAAAAGGCGAATTTGGAAAATCGATAGATTTAGATTGGATTCCGAGGTATATTATTCTTGATAAAGAAGGAAAAATAATTACCTATAGAGCGATAGAAACTGATTTTGACGAAATAAATGCTACACTAAAAGAATTAAAATAA
- a CDS encoding MauE/DoxX family redox-associated membrane protein: protein MTSKNNIAWGIRIIISFLFLLSAVAKLYPSPYFAISTFEVKQLYPMGFSEGFAPYFSRILIGIEIALGLLILQKNFLRSIVIPGTILLLAIFTTHLTIESFINGGNTGNCGCFGSLLPMTPIEAIIKNVIAIVLLVWLFIIISKTSERKDNFWVLTTVTFASILSLFMLAPIQPIEAEQPEVTIENSLETIDSLSKPKTEIIQPITDTVKKVEKTVAVEVSKEEPKPVVISEPEMHKSGFAQYFPSIDKGRKTLCLFVPGCDHCREAAKELTELKKKTKNFPEISIIFMNEEADLIPDFFKFAGAEYPYKIIEIIPFWKVLGKGRDTPGVKYLWNGNEYKYYDGINDNKFDVIDYQKLIQKPFEQLKK, encoded by the coding sequence ATGACTTCAAAAAATAACATTGCCTGGGGAATTCGTATCATTATTTCCTTTTTATTCTTACTCTCAGCAGTTGCTAAATTATATCCTTCACCCTATTTTGCTATTTCAACTTTTGAGGTAAAACAGTTGTATCCAATGGGTTTTTCAGAAGGATTTGCTCCTTATTTTTCCAGAATTTTAATCGGGATAGAAATTGCACTTGGGTTATTAATTCTGCAAAAAAACTTTTTGAGAAGCATTGTAATTCCTGGAACTATTTTATTACTTGCAATTTTCACTACCCATTTAACTATCGAATCATTTATTAATGGTGGAAATACCGGAAATTGTGGCTGCTTTGGAAGTTTATTACCAATGACGCCAATTGAAGCAATTATTAAAAATGTAATAGCTATTGTTTTATTGGTTTGGCTATTCATCATTATTTCAAAAACAAGTGAACGAAAAGATAATTTTTGGGTTTTAACAACAGTTACTTTTGCTTCTATCCTATCATTATTCATGCTTGCACCAATTCAACCTATCGAGGCTGAACAACCTGAAGTAACTATTGAAAACTCTCTTGAAACAATTGATTCGTTAAGTAAACCAAAAACAGAAATTATTCAACCAATTACCGATACTGTAAAAAAAGTTGAAAAAACTGTTGCTGTTGAAGTTTCTAAAGAAGAACCAAAACCAGTAGTGATAAGTGAACCTGAAATGCACAAATCAGGTTTTGCACAATATTTTCCATCCATAGATAAAGGAAGAAAAACACTTTGCTTGTTTGTTCCAGGTTGTGACCATTGTAGAGAAGCTGCAAAAGAATTAACCGAATTGAAAAAGAAAACAAAAAACTTTCCAGAAATTTCTATTATCTTTATGAACGAGGAAGCCGATTTAATTCCAGATTTCTTTAAGTTTGCTGGTGCTGAATATCCATACAAGATTATTGAAATAATTCCTTTTTGGAAAGTTCTTGGCAAAGGACGTGATACACCTGGAGTTAAATATCTATGGAATGGAAATGAATACAAATATTACGATGGAATTAATGATAATAAATTTGATGTAATTGATTATCAAAAGTTAATTCAGAAACCATTTGAACAATTAAAAAAATAA
- a CDS encoding tetratricopeptide repeat protein, translated as MHFENEEEDRNLSLSKFESMLKTNKVFFFDSEEFEEIILHYLDMGKSSLAKKALKLGLDQHPKSTGLKLVQVEMLIYDDKLDQAEKLLTELYAIEPTNEEIYIQKANIYSKRDKHETAVELLESALQFSEDHADIFNLIGMEYLFMDNLEKAKESFIKCLEEDFEDQSALYNVVYCFEFLDQNKEAIEYLKTYIDRNPYSEIAWHQSGRLYYGLKEYELAAAAFELATYIDEEFIGAYMERGKALERLKRYAEAIDSYNQTIELGDPTSYALLRIGKCFEKLGNKVEALKYFNKTVHEDPLLDKGWIAITDFYVRQKNYQKALYYVNKALGIDDQNRLYWKRFATINKAMDNFEEAEFGYRKAVELGDFQLDTWLFWVDIMKIMGENNNAILTLIQAAEYFPEQFEIEYRMAGFHFLLHEEEKGNFHLSNALRLNSKNVTLLEELFPLVWDRESVQEYIAKHKKSE; from the coding sequence ATGCATTTCGAAAACGAAGAAGAAGACCGTAATTTATCCCTATCAAAATTTGAATCTATGTTGAAAACCAACAAAGTATTCTTTTTTGACTCAGAGGAATTCGAGGAAATCATCTTGCATTACCTCGATATGGGAAAATCTAGTTTAGCTAAAAAAGCTTTAAAGTTAGGCTTAGATCAACATCCTAAATCTACTGGATTAAAATTAGTTCAGGTAGAAATGCTAATTTATGATGACAAACTTGACCAAGCAGAAAAATTGCTTACCGAGTTGTATGCCATCGAACCAACAAACGAAGAAATTTACATTCAAAAAGCAAATATTTACTCTAAAAGAGACAAGCATGAAACTGCTGTTGAACTTTTAGAATCTGCTTTACAATTCTCAGAAGACCATGCTGATATTTTCAACCTAATTGGTATGGAATATCTTTTTATGGATAATCTTGAAAAAGCAAAAGAAAGTTTCATCAAATGTCTTGAAGAAGATTTTGAAGATCAATCTGCTTTATACAACGTAGTTTATTGTTTTGAATTTTTAGACCAAAACAAAGAAGCCATTGAATATCTAAAAACTTACATCGACAGAAATCCATACAGCGAAATAGCTTGGCACCAATCTGGTCGTTTATACTATGGATTAAAAGAATATGAATTGGCTGCTGCTGCTTTTGAGTTAGCAACTTATATTGATGAAGAATTCATTGGCGCTTACATGGAACGTGGTAAAGCTTTGGAGCGTTTAAAAAGATATGCTGAAGCCATTGACAGTTACAATCAAACTATAGAATTGGGCGATCCAACTTCGTATGCATTGTTGCGTATCGGTAAATGTTTTGAAAAACTGGGTAATAAAGTTGAAGCATTAAAATATTTCAACAAAACAGTACACGAAGATCCACTTTTAGATAAAGGTTGGATTGCTATAACTGATTTTTATGTTCGTCAAAAAAATTATCAAAAAGCGTTGTACTATGTTAATAAAGCATTAGGAATAGACGACCAAAATCGTTTGTACTGGAAACGTTTTGCTACTATCAACAAAGCAATGGATAACTTTGAAGAAGCTGAGTTTGGCTATAGAAAAGCCGTAGAACTTGGTGATTTCCAATTAGACACTTGGTTGTTTTGGGTTGACATTATGAAAATAATGGGCGAAAACAATAATGCTATTTTGACCTTAATTCAAGCTGCGGAATATTTTCCAGAGCAATTTGAAATTGAATATCGTATGGCAGGTTTTCATTTCTTATTGCATGAAGAAGAAAAAGGCAACTTTCATTTGAGTAATGCTTTGCGATTAAATTCAAAGAACGTTACGCTTTTAGAAGAATTATTTCCATTGGTTTGGGATAGAGAATCTGTTCAAGAATATATAGCTAAACATAAAAAATCTGAATAA
- a CDS encoding shikimate dehydrogenase family protein: MSKRQFGLIGKNISYSFSKKYFTEKFAMGNLDGYTYQNFDLQSLNEFPAVIKNNPDLAGMNVTIPYKETIIPYLDKLSKNATKIGAVNVIRFTKNRKLKGYNSDYFGFMKSLEPLLQPHHKKALILGTGGASKAVAYALERLGILYTFVTREEKPGMIDYDRINATTFDNYQIIINCTPLGTFPNVKECPNLPYQFFTEKHIAFDLIYNPEETQFLKKAKKKGAIIKNGAEMLKLQAEKAWKIWNK, encoded by the coding sequence ATGTCGAAAAGACAATTTGGTCTAATCGGTAAAAATATTTCCTATTCGTTTTCAAAAAAATACTTTACGGAAAAGTTTGCCATGGGTAATCTTGACGGTTATACTTATCAAAACTTTGACTTGCAATCTTTAAATGAATTTCCAGCAGTAATCAAAAACAATCCTGATTTGGCCGGAATGAATGTTACCATTCCTTATAAAGAAACGATAATTCCTTACTTGGATAAACTTTCCAAAAACGCTACAAAAATTGGCGCAGTAAACGTAATTCGTTTTACAAAAAATCGAAAACTAAAAGGTTATAACTCCGATTATTTTGGGTTCATGAAATCTTTAGAACCTTTGTTGCAACCACATCATAAAAAAGCTTTGATTCTTGGAACTGGCGGCGCATCTAAAGCTGTAGCTTATGCTTTAGAACGGTTAGGTATTCTTTACACTTTTGTAACTCGCGAAGAAAAACCAGGAATGATTGATTATGACCGAATCAATGCTACTACTTTTGACAACTATCAAATTATTATTAATTGTACACCATTAGGAACTTTTCCGAATGTAAAAGAATGTCCCAATTTGCCTTATCAATTTTTTACTGAAAAACACATTGCTTTTGATTTAATTTATAATCCTGAAGAAACTCAATTTTTGAAGAAAGCCAAAAAGAAAGGCGCTATCATTAAAAACGGAGCAGAAATGTTAAAGCTTCAGGCCGAAAAAGCATGGAAAATCTGGAATAAATAA
- the prmA gene encoding 50S ribosomal protein L11 methyltransferase has translation MSNSYLGFHFNIEPKELGSEILIAELGEKAFESFIETETGLSAYIQKDFYTDDILNDIYILSSPEFKITYSIEEIEQVNWNEEWEKNFEPIDVDGKCHVRAPFHPKTEAEFDIIIEPKMSFGTGHHETTHMMIQHLLETDVTNLKTLDMGCGTAILAILAEMKGAKPIDAIDIDNWCYLNSIENAERNNCKEISVYEGEANLLKGKKYDLIIANINRNILLNDMQQYVDCLNKNGILLLSGFYNEDIPFINESCEDKGLTFVKKLERNNWVSLKYVN, from the coding sequence ATGTCAAACAGTTATTTAGGGTTTCATTTTAACATTGAACCTAAAGAATTAGGCTCTGAAATATTAATTGCAGAACTGGGTGAAAAAGCATTTGAAAGTTTCATAGAAACAGAAACTGGATTGAGCGCTTACATTCAAAAAGATTTTTACACCGATGATATATTGAACGATATCTACATTTTAAGTTCACCTGAATTTAAAATAACTTATTCTATTGAAGAAATAGAGCAAGTAAATTGGAATGAAGAATGGGAAAAAAACTTCGAACCCATTGATGTAGACGGAAAGTGTCATGTTCGTGCTCCATTTCATCCTAAAACTGAAGCTGAATTTGATATTATCATTGAACCAAAAATGAGTTTTGGAACAGGACATCATGAAACTACACACATGATGATTCAACATCTTCTTGAAACAGATGTTACCAATTTAAAAACGTTAGACATGGGTTGCGGAACTGCAATTTTGGCCATTCTAGCTGAAATGAAAGGCGCTAAACCAATTGATGCCATAGATATTGATAATTGGTGCTACTTAAACTCCATAGAAAATGCTGAACGAAATAATTGTAAAGAAATTTCAGTTTATGAAGGAGAAGCAAATTTGCTAAAAGGAAAAAAATACGATTTAATCATTGCCAACATTAACAGAAACATTTTGTTGAATGATATGCAACAGTATGTGGATTGTTTAAATAAAAACGGAATCCTGTTGTTAAGTGGTTTTTATAATGAAGACATTCCTTTCATCAACGAATCGTGTGAAGATAAAGGATTAACTTTTGTTAAAAAATTGGAAAGAAACAATTGGGTTTCTCTAAAATATGTAAATTAG